From the genome of Vicia villosa cultivar HV-30 ecotype Madison, WI linkage group LG2, Vvil1.0, whole genome shotgun sequence, one region includes:
- the LOC131648005 gene encoding G-type lectin S-receptor-like serine/threonine-protein kinase SD2-5 isoform X2 gives MVVLQQEYHKILVKHQSLVNLTTYAQIVVVSSDESGTRNKHIIIGVVVAVILTLVVILLFVVVRYYKKKKNLARENSDEDDFLENLTGMPIRFRYKDLEVATDNFSLKLGQGGFGSVYKGVLPDGTYLAVKKLEGIGQGKKEFRAEVSIIGSIHHLNLVRLKGFCADGTHRLLVYEYMANNSLDKWIFKKKKSEFILDWDTRFNIALGTAKGLAYLHQECDSKIVHCDIKPQNVLLDDQFTAKVSDFGLAKLINREQSHVFTTLRGTRGYLAPEWIKNYAISEKSDVYSYGMVLLEIIGGRKNYDPNETLEKSYFPLYAFKMMDEGNLKDIIDSELKMDEECDDRVHCAISVALWCIQEDMSMRPSMTKVVQMLEGVCNVPKPPKSSNEGDTSSDAYLSGISLSGPR, from the exons ATGGTGGTTCTTCAACAAGAATACCACAAGATCCTTGTCAAACACCAGAGCCTTGTGAACCTTACAACATATGCACAAATAGTG GTTGTCTCAAGTGATGAAAGTGGAACCAGAAATAAGCACATCATCATAGGTGTTGTGGTTGCTGTCATATTAACTTTGGTTGTAATTCTGCTCTTTGTCGTGGTTCGATactacaagaaaaagaaaaatttagCTCGAGAGAATTCAGATGAAGACGATTTCTTGGAGAATTTAACCGGTATGCCAATCCGTTTCCGCTATAAAGATCTTGAAGTTGCAACTGATAACTTCTCTTTGAAGCTTGGTCAAGGAGGTTTTGGATCAGTTTACAAAGGAGTTCTACCTGATGGAACTTATTTAGCTGTGAAGAAGCTAGAAGGTATTGGTCAAGGGAAAAAAGAGTTCAGAGCTGAAGTTAGCATCATTGGTAGCATTCATCACCTTAATTTGGTAAGGCTTAAAGGATTTTGTGCAGATGGAACTCATAGACTTCTAGTTTATGAGTATATGGCTAATAACTCATTGGATAAATGgatattcaagaagaagaaaagcgAATTTATTTTGGATTGGGATACAAGGTTTAATATAGCATTAGGAACAGCAAAAGGACTTGCTTATCTGCATCAAGAGTGTGACTCAAAGATTGTTCATTGTGACATTAAGCCTCAAAATGTACTTTTGGATGATCAATTCACTGCAAAAGTTTCAGATTTTGGTTTAGCTAAGCTAATAAATAGAGAACAAAGCCATGTTTTCACAACGCTGAGAGGAACACGTGGCTACCTCGCACCTGAGTGGATAAAAAACTATGCTATATCAGAGAAAAGTGATGTATACAGTTATGGGATGGTGTTGCTAGAGATAATTGGTGGAAGGAAGAACTATGATCCTAACGAGACTTTAGAGAAATCCTATTTTCCTCTGTATGCTTTTAAGATGATGGATGAAGGGAATCTAAAGGATATCATTGATTCAGAGTTGAAAATGGATGAGGAGTGTGATGATAGGGTTCATTGTGCTATAAGTGTTGCATTGTGGTGCATACAAGAAGACATGTCTATGAGACCTTCCATGACAAAAGTTGTGCAAATGTTAGAGGGTGTTTGCAATGTTCCTAAGCCACCAAAATCCTCCAATGAAGGAGACACATCTTCTGATGCTTATCTATCAGGAATTAGTCTATCAGGTCCAAGATAA
- the LOC131648005 gene encoding G-type lectin S-receptor-like serine/threonine-protein kinase SD2-5 isoform X1: MQKDIRRIIDKDGDVVVIANLSDNTWRFYDNNNSLLWQFIFTFVAGINSSWIAVLGSDGVITFSNLNGGGSNGGSSTRIPQDPCQTPEPCEPYNICTNSGKCSCPSVLLPSCKPGFVSPCGDDKSEKSIELLKADDGLSYFALDFLPPYSNTDLAGCQTSCRGNCSCLAMFFHTSSGNCFLLDSVGSFQKFNDSDSGYVSYIKVVSSDESGTRNKHIIIGVVVAVILTLVVILLFVVVRYYKKKKNLARENSDEDDFLENLTGMPIRFRYKDLEVATDNFSLKLGQGGFGSVYKGVLPDGTYLAVKKLEGIGQGKKEFRAEVSIIGSIHHLNLVRLKGFCADGTHRLLVYEYMANNSLDKWIFKKKKSEFILDWDTRFNIALGTAKGLAYLHQECDSKIVHCDIKPQNVLLDDQFTAKVSDFGLAKLINREQSHVFTTLRGTRGYLAPEWIKNYAISEKSDVYSYGMVLLEIIGGRKNYDPNETLEKSYFPLYAFKMMDEGNLKDIIDSELKMDEECDDRVHCAISVALWCIQEDMSMRPSMTKVVQMLEGVCNVPKPPKSSNEGDTSSDAYLSGISLSGPR; this comes from the coding sequence ATGCAGAAGGATATTCGTAGAATCATTGATAAGGACGGCGATGTTGTTGTTATTGCAAATCTCAGTGACAATACTTGGAGATTCTATGATAACAACAACTCTTTGTTATGGCAATTCATTTTCACTTTTGTTGCAGGTATAAATTCAAGTTGGATTGCAGTTTTAGGAAGTGACGGTGTCATTACTTTCTCAAATCTCAACGGTGGTGGATCAAATGGTGGTTCTTCAACAAGAATACCACAAGATCCTTGTCAAACACCAGAGCCTTGTGAACCTTACAACATATGCACAAATAGTGGTAAGTGTAGCTGTCCTTCTGTTCTTCTTCCTAGTTGTAAACCAGGTTTTGTTTCTCCTTGTGGTGATGATAAATCAGAAAAGTCTATTGAACTTCTGAAAGCTGATGATGGACTTAGTTACTTCGCGCTCGATTTTCTTCCGCCCTATTCGAATACCGATTTGGCCGGTTGTCAAACATCTTGCCGTGGAAATTGCTCTTGTCTTGCAATGTTCTTCCATACAAGTTCAGGGAACTGTTTCTTGTTGGACAGTGTTGGAAGTTTTCAGAAATTCAATGATTCTGATTCTGGTTATGTTTCTTACATTAAGGTTGTCTCAAGTGATGAAAGTGGAACCAGAAATAAGCACATCATCATAGGTGTTGTGGTTGCTGTCATATTAACTTTGGTTGTAATTCTGCTCTTTGTCGTGGTTCGATactacaagaaaaagaaaaatttagCTCGAGAGAATTCAGATGAAGACGATTTCTTGGAGAATTTAACCGGTATGCCAATCCGTTTCCGCTATAAAGATCTTGAAGTTGCAACTGATAACTTCTCTTTGAAGCTTGGTCAAGGAGGTTTTGGATCAGTTTACAAAGGAGTTCTACCTGATGGAACTTATTTAGCTGTGAAGAAGCTAGAAGGTATTGGTCAAGGGAAAAAAGAGTTCAGAGCTGAAGTTAGCATCATTGGTAGCATTCATCACCTTAATTTGGTAAGGCTTAAAGGATTTTGTGCAGATGGAACTCATAGACTTCTAGTTTATGAGTATATGGCTAATAACTCATTGGATAAATGgatattcaagaagaagaaaagcgAATTTATTTTGGATTGGGATACAAGGTTTAATATAGCATTAGGAACAGCAAAAGGACTTGCTTATCTGCATCAAGAGTGTGACTCAAAGATTGTTCATTGTGACATTAAGCCTCAAAATGTACTTTTGGATGATCAATTCACTGCAAAAGTTTCAGATTTTGGTTTAGCTAAGCTAATAAATAGAGAACAAAGCCATGTTTTCACAACGCTGAGAGGAACACGTGGCTACCTCGCACCTGAGTGGATAAAAAACTATGCTATATCAGAGAAAAGTGATGTATACAGTTATGGGATGGTGTTGCTAGAGATAATTGGTGGAAGGAAGAACTATGATCCTAACGAGACTTTAGAGAAATCCTATTTTCCTCTGTATGCTTTTAAGATGATGGATGAAGGGAATCTAAAGGATATCATTGATTCAGAGTTGAAAATGGATGAGGAGTGTGATGATAGGGTTCATTGTGCTATAAGTGTTGCATTGTGGTGCATACAAGAAGACATGTCTATGAGACCTTCCATGACAAAAGTTGTGCAAATGTTAGAGGGTGTTTGCAATGTTCCTAAGCCACCAAAATCCTCCAATGAAGGAGACACATCTTCTGATGCTTATCTATCAGGAATTAGTCTATCAGGTCCAAGATAA